A single genomic interval of Dyella sp. GSA-30 harbors:
- a CDS encoding biotin carboxylase N-terminal domain-containing protein, with protein MFERVLIANRGEIACRVIRTCRRLGIHTIAAYSQADADAQHVRLADEAWPIGGPRPADSYLRGDTILEVARRTGAQAIHPGYGFLSENTGFARACQDAGIAFIGPNPESIDAMGSKAAAKALMEHHDVPLVPGYHGENQDGAYLAEQARKTGFPLMIKAASGGGGKGMRIVRSEKEFADALASAQREAANAFGDTRVILERYVEHPRHIEFQVFGDKHGNVIHLNERECSAQRRYQKVLEETPSPFLNAQRRAAMGAAAVAAAKAVNYVGAGTVEFIVGQDGEFFFMEMNTRLQVEHPVTEETLGLDLVEWQLRIAFGEALPLQQDQVHARGHAIEVRLYAEDPEQNFLPGSGKLLRLRLPAPSDHVRLDGGVIEGDTVTIFYDPMIAKLIVHDIDRPQALQRLREALAQSEIVGPKSNIAFLERLARHPAVVEGRIDTGYLDRHLDEFLAGEETAPAHLLFAAATAALLQEENQVSANASDPHSPWASADAWRIGHAGKRIVALSLREQRYEIEAHGYAGDYRLNHGEDTCQVHGARLDGATLSARFDGESRRVPMQADAQRVLLHDADGRRYSFTRAAAFAWESREGTGGNQVIAPMPGRIVLVKAKPGDQVEEGQELLVMEAMKMELALKAPRAGIIESVSAAQGDFVEADAVLVRFEQAAG; from the coding sequence ATGTTCGAGCGCGTATTGATTGCCAACCGCGGTGAAATCGCCTGCCGCGTCATTCGCACCTGCCGGCGACTGGGCATTCACACCATTGCGGCGTACTCGCAAGCCGACGCCGATGCGCAACACGTGCGTCTGGCCGACGAAGCATGGCCGATCGGCGGCCCACGTCCGGCCGACTCCTACCTGCGCGGCGATACGATTCTTGAAGTCGCGCGTCGCACCGGAGCGCAGGCGATCCATCCCGGCTATGGCTTTCTGTCAGAGAACACCGGTTTCGCGCGCGCCTGCCAGGACGCCGGCATCGCCTTCATCGGCCCGAATCCGGAAAGCATCGATGCAATGGGCTCCAAGGCCGCAGCCAAAGCCTTGATGGAACATCACGACGTGCCGCTGGTGCCCGGCTATCACGGCGAAAATCAGGACGGCGCGTATCTGGCCGAGCAGGCGCGCAAGACTGGCTTTCCGTTGATGATCAAAGCCGCATCCGGCGGCGGTGGCAAGGGCATGCGCATCGTGCGCAGCGAGAAAGAATTTGCCGATGCACTGGCCTCCGCACAGCGCGAGGCGGCCAATGCCTTCGGCGACACACGCGTGATCCTTGAACGCTATGTCGAGCATCCGCGCCATATCGAGTTCCAGGTATTCGGCGACAAGCACGGCAACGTGATCCATCTCAACGAACGCGAATGCTCGGCGCAACGTCGTTACCAGAAAGTGCTGGAAGAAACGCCCTCCCCATTCCTCAATGCTCAACGCCGCGCCGCGATGGGTGCAGCCGCCGTCGCTGCCGCCAAGGCGGTCAATTACGTCGGCGCGGGCACGGTCGAGTTCATCGTCGGCCAGGACGGCGAGTTCTTCTTCATGGAGATGAATACGCGCCTGCAGGTAGAGCATCCGGTCACCGAAGAAACGCTGGGGCTGGACCTGGTCGAATGGCAGCTCCGCATCGCGTTTGGCGAAGCGTTGCCGTTACAGCAGGATCAAGTGCACGCGCGCGGGCATGCGATCGAAGTGCGCCTGTATGCCGAAGATCCCGAGCAAAATTTCCTGCCCGGATCAGGCAAGCTGCTGCGCCTGCGCCTGCCTGCGCCATCGGACCACGTGCGTCTCGATGGCGGCGTGATCGAAGGCGACACGGTAACGATCTTTTACGATCCGATGATCGCCAAGTTGATCGTGCATGATATCGATCGACCACAGGCCCTGCAGCGATTGCGCGAGGCGCTGGCGCAAAGCGAGATCGTCGGCCCCAAATCCAATATTGCGTTTCTCGAACGCCTGGCGCGTCATCCGGCTGTGGTCGAAGGCCGTATCGATACCGGTTATCTCGATCGTCACCTGGATGAATTTCTCGCGGGCGAAGAGACCGCGCCTGCACATCTGTTATTTGCCGCAGCAACCGCTGCCCTGCTGCAAGAGGAAAATCAGGTCTCGGCAAACGCCAGCGATCCCCATTCGCCCTGGGCAAGCGCCGACGCGTGGCGCATCGGTCACGCAGGCAAGCGCATTGTCGCCTTGTCCCTGCGCGAGCAGCGCTATGAAATCGAAGCACACGGCTATGCCGGTGACTATCGATTGAACCATGGCGAGGATACCTGCCAGGTGCACGGCGCACGCCTGGACGGCGCGACGCTCAGCGCACGCTTCGACGGCGAATCCCGGCGTGTACCGATGCAGGCCGATGCACAGCGCGTGCTGCTGCACGATGCCGATGGCCGGCGTTACAGCTTTACGCGTGCGGCTGCCTTTGCCTGGGAGTCGCGCGAGGGCACAGGCGGCAACCAGGTGATTGCGCCGATGCCGGGCCGCATCGTGCTGGTCAAGGCCAAGCCAGGCGATCAGGTGGAGGAAGGCCAGGAATTGCTGGTGATGGAAGCGATGAAGATGGAACTGGCCTTGAAGGCACCGCGTGCCGGCATCATTGAGAGCGTAAGCGCCGCCCAAGGCGACTTTGTCGAAGCCGACGCGGTACTGGTTCGTTTCGAACAGGCCGCCGGCTAA
- a CDS encoding DUF6587 family protein — protein sequence MNTFAVVQAVIIGLLVLGSAFYAFRKLLPGVSARALASASASLNKPWRSPLLQRLGRRLQPKQATGNCGDGCGTCGTCGPTPPKNARPDVQPLEFRPRQR from the coding sequence GTGAATACCTTTGCGGTTGTGCAGGCGGTCATTATCGGTTTGCTGGTATTGGGCAGCGCCTTCTATGCCTTTCGCAAGCTGTTGCCCGGTGTTAGTGCACGCGCGCTGGCGAGTGCTTCGGCGAGCTTGAACAAACCATGGCGTTCGCCGTTGCTGCAGCGTCTGGGTCGCCGCCTGCAACCTAAGCAGGCCACCGGCAACTGCGGCGATGGCTGCGGTACGTGCGGTACCTGCGGCCCGACGCCGCCGAAGAACGCGCGCCCCGATGTGCAGCCGTTGGAGTTTCGTCCGCGGCAGCGGTGA
- a CDS encoding J domain-containing protein, protein MNPFELLGVGRDADEREIRRAYTAKLRHTRPDDDPEGFQRLHEAYQRLLQIRRHQANQQPPVTMAAPVAPPAEPRPASTPTSVIRAEPVFVPQRLDIDAFCSEAFGRAATGDNRMLSEWLQEQPAFWSFRAKADIGQQLVRRLYRDEPAMPTKCLHVLLNFFDLDHVHAGHDALALQRLSRRSQLAWELMPEHRQALAARMNMQRRPLERCLARLQRPYTWWRALAAGFTPNSAKVMPQFIRELAGPFIEDLPPSVSQEQIRFWTSVGHKNPVSGSQLLFMAGVLSMLSLVVMLGAAATTVFSSQTDMPRLALLGIGVAWACGLLWVALRYYFVLDEWLSRDEDEPARWPRLRLATVPLLLVIGLIPCLLLPLSRGMGFTFLLPALWLSLRRYWRRHDHEGFYVSPGIARIGLLIAIVALPISPSWVFAVATLLAWGDDLRRHRKVLQLAG, encoded by the coding sequence ATGAATCCGTTCGAGCTGCTCGGTGTCGGCCGCGATGCTGACGAGCGCGAGATCCGGCGTGCATATACCGCCAAGTTGCGGCATACGCGGCCGGACGATGATCCGGAAGGTTTTCAGCGTCTGCACGAAGCCTATCAGCGCTTGTTGCAGATACGCCGTCATCAGGCGAATCAGCAACCACCAGTAACGATGGCGGCACCTGTGGCGCCACCCGCAGAACCACGGCCGGCGTCCACGCCTACGTCCGTCATACGCGCCGAGCCGGTCTTCGTGCCCCAACGCCTGGATATCGACGCTTTCTGCAGCGAAGCATTTGGGCGAGCGGCCACCGGCGACAACCGCATGCTGTCCGAATGGCTGCAGGAGCAACCGGCGTTCTGGTCATTCCGGGCCAAAGCCGATATCGGTCAGCAACTGGTGCGGCGCCTGTATCGCGATGAGCCCGCGATGCCGACGAAATGTCTGCACGTGCTGCTGAATTTCTTCGACCTCGATCACGTGCATGCCGGACATGATGCGCTGGCGTTGCAACGCCTGTCTCGACGCAGCCAGCTGGCCTGGGAACTGATGCCCGAACATCGCCAGGCGCTTGCAGCGCGCATGAACATGCAGCGCCGACCACTGGAGCGCTGCCTTGCACGACTGCAGCGTCCCTACACTTGGTGGCGAGCGCTGGCCGCGGGCTTCACGCCCAACAGCGCGAAAGTGATGCCGCAGTTCATCCGCGAGCTGGCCGGCCCGTTCATCGAAGATCTGCCACCGTCCGTGTCGCAGGAACAGATTCGCTTCTGGACCTCGGTAGGGCACAAAAATCCGGTCTCCGGAAGTCAGCTGCTTTTCATGGCCGGCGTCCTGTCGATGTTGTCGCTGGTGGTCATGCTTGGCGCCGCCGCAACGACTGTTTTTTCGAGCCAGACCGATATGCCCAGGCTGGCGCTTCTCGGCATCGGCGTTGCCTGGGCGTGTGGCCTGCTGTGGGTCGCGCTGCGCTACTACTTTGTGCTCGACGAATGGCTCAGTCGTGACGAAGACGAACCCGCGCGATGGCCGCGCTTGCGGTTGGCAACAGTCCCCTTGCTGTTGGTTATCGGGTTGATCCCTTGCCTGCTACTGCCGTTGTCGCGAGGTATGGGCTTCACCTTTCTGCTGCCGGCGCTGTGGCTAAGTCTGCGTCGCTACTGGCGGCGTCACGATCATGAAGGGTTCTACGTCAGTCCCGGTATCGCGCGGATTGGCCTGTTGATCGCTATCGTGGCGTTGCCAATATCGCCATCGTGGGTGTTTGCGGTGGCCACGCTGCTTGCCTGGGGGGATGATCTGCGGCGGCATCGCAAGGTGTTGCAGTTGGCTGGGTAG
- a CDS encoding hydroxymethylglutaryl-CoA lyase, with amino-acid sequence MHTDQVRIVEVGARDGLQNEKTILPADVKIALIDRLSSTGLRTIEATSFVSPKWVPQLADAAEVFHGIRKVPGVSYPVLVPNEQGYLRAREAGATEIAVFTAASEAFNRKNINASIDESIERFAPVMERARADGVKVRGYVSTVLGCPYQGEVPIADVVRVAQRLHQIGCYEISLGDTIGVGTPAKARAMLKAAAQDVPMTALAVHFHDTYGQALANILSCLEEGVRVVDSAVSGTGGCPYAKGATGNVASEDVVYMLHGMGMQTGIDLDILIATGAWLAGQLHKETASRVTRARTAAE; translated from the coding sequence ATGCATACCGATCAGGTTCGTATCGTCGAAGTCGGCGCCCGCGACGGGCTTCAGAACGAAAAGACCATTCTGCCCGCGGACGTGAAGATCGCGCTGATCGATCGCCTGTCTTCCACCGGCTTGCGTACTATCGAAGCCACCAGCTTCGTCAGCCCCAAATGGGTGCCGCAGCTGGCCGACGCTGCGGAGGTGTTCCACGGCATCCGCAAAGTGCCCGGCGTGAGCTACCCGGTGCTGGTGCCCAACGAGCAAGGCTATCTGCGCGCACGCGAGGCCGGTGCGACCGAGATCGCCGTATTCACGGCGGCGTCGGAAGCTTTCAATCGCAAGAACATCAATGCGTCGATCGACGAATCGATCGAGCGCTTCGCACCGGTGATGGAACGCGCACGCGCCGACGGCGTGAAGGTGCGCGGTTACGTTTCCACCGTGCTTGGCTGCCCTTATCAGGGCGAGGTACCGATTGCCGACGTGGTGCGCGTCGCGCAGCGCCTGCACCAGATCGGCTGCTATGAAATATCGCTGGGCGACACGATCGGCGTGGGCACGCCGGCCAAGGCGCGCGCCATGCTCAAGGCGGCCGCGCAGGACGTACCGATGACCGCGCTTGCAGTGCATTTTCACGACACCTATGGCCAGGCGCTGGCCAATATCCTCTCCTGCCTGGAGGAAGGCGTGCGCGTGGTCGACAGCGCCGTCTCCGGTACCGGTGGTTGTCCTTACGCCAAGGGCGCCACGGGAAACGTGGCCAGCGAGGATGTGGTTTACATGCTGCACGGGATGGGCATGCAGACCGGTATCGATCTGGACATCTTGATTGCTACGGGCGCGTGGCTTGCCGGGCAGTTGCACAAGGAAACGGCGAGCCGGGTGACACGGGCGCGTACGGCGGCGGAATAG
- a CDS encoding enoyl-CoA hydratase-related protein encodes MSFIQIADHDSVRRITLDRPELHNAFDDRLIAELTAAIEAAGNDATVRAVVLTGAGASFSAGADMNWMRGMAKASEQENREDSLKLARLMRSLQFCPKPTVARVNGAAYGGGVGLVACCDIAIGVETAKFGLTEVKLGLVPAVISPYVVQAIGLRQARRLFVTGELFDAQAAQAMGLLHRSVAADALDDAIDGVLKLFAKTGPQAQAEAKQLALRMAGTTIASAEQIDRDNATLIARLRVSEEGQEGLSAFLDKRAAAWIVH; translated from the coding sequence ATGTCCTTTATCCAGATCGCCGACCATGACTCGGTCCGCCGCATCACCCTCGACCGGCCGGAGCTGCATAACGCTTTCGACGACCGCCTGATCGCCGAGCTGACCGCCGCCATCGAAGCGGCCGGTAACGACGCGACCGTGCGTGCCGTGGTGCTGACCGGTGCCGGCGCCAGTTTCTCCGCCGGTGCGGACATGAACTGGATGCGCGGCATGGCCAAGGCCAGCGAGCAGGAGAACCGCGAGGACTCGCTCAAACTCGCGCGGCTGATGCGCAGCCTGCAGTTCTGCCCAAAACCGACCGTGGCGCGCGTCAATGGCGCGGCCTATGGCGGTGGCGTCGGCCTGGTCGCTTGCTGCGATATCGCCATCGGCGTCGAGACCGCCAAGTTCGGCCTGACCGAGGTCAAGCTCGGCCTGGTGCCGGCCGTGATCTCGCCGTATGTCGTGCAGGCGATCGGCTTGCGTCAGGCGCGCCGGCTGTTCGTCACCGGCGAACTGTTCGACGCCCAAGCTGCACAGGCGATGGGACTGCTGCATCGGAGCGTCGCCGCCGACGCGCTGGACGACGCCATCGACGGCGTGCTCAAGCTGTTTGCCAAGACCGGACCGCAGGCGCAAGCCGAGGCCAAGCAGTTGGCCTTGCGCATGGCCGGCACCACGATCGCCTCGGCCGAACAGATCGACCGCGACAACGCGACCTTGATCGCACGCCTGCGCGTGTCCGAGGAAGGCCAGGAAGGCTTGAGCGCCTTTCTCGACAAACGCGCTGCCGCATGGATAGTCCACTAA
- a CDS encoding FeoA family protein, which translates to MRLSDLPKGAAAVVVQVDDTQADDPIAQRLRDLGFVAGEPVRLVARGPLGADPLLVQIGSTRFALRRSEAARVSVQVDSV; encoded by the coding sequence GTGCGCCTGTCCGATTTACCGAAAGGTGCTGCCGCCGTGGTAGTCCAAGTTGACGATACCCAAGCTGACGATCCGATCGCGCAACGCCTGCGCGACCTGGGTTTCGTCGCTGGCGAGCCGGTGCGGCTGGTCGCACGTGGGCCGCTGGGCGCCGATCCCCTGCTGGTGCAGATCGGGTCGACTCGCTTTGCCTTGCGTCGTAGCGAAGCGGCACGAGTGAGCGTGCAGGTGGATTCCGTATGA
- the feoB gene encoding ferrous iron transport protein B yields MSATTLRIALVGNPNCGKTALFNLLTGGRQKVANYAGVTVERKEGRFVTPSGRVLQLLDLPGTYSFDANSPDEQITRDVCEGNYPGEAAPDLIVCVADATNLRLHLRFVLEVKRLGRPVVLALNMMDAAKRRGIVIDVAELQHRLGVPVVETVAVKRGGAKALIERVDGDIPVAAPAEADDAASRAGLHEQVRALLAATVTMPRATAAIDDALDRWALHPVFGLGILAVLMFLIFQAVFSWAKPIMDAIQDGITALGVWVTAALPAESALHSLLNDGVFAGLGAVLVFLPQILILFLFILILEESGYLPRAAFLLDRLMFKAGLTGRAFIPLLSSFACAIPGIMATRSITDPRDRLTTILVAPLMTCSARLPVYTLLIAAFIPSRTVWGIFNLQGVVLFTLYVVGVVSALAVAWVIKRFRKDKSEHALLMELPSYRMPHVRDVALGLWERAKIFLKRVGGIILALTVLLWFLSSFPGAPEGATQPAIDYSFAGRIGHLMEYVFAPIGFNWQICIALIPGLAAREVAVSALGTVYAMSGTDDAVASQLGPMIAHTWGLPTALSLLAWYVFAPQCMSTLAVIRRETNSWRNVALTAGYLFGLAYLASLITYQVARALS; encoded by the coding sequence ATGAGCGCGACTACCTTGCGTATCGCCCTGGTGGGCAACCCCAACTGCGGCAAGACGGCGCTGTTCAACCTGCTTACCGGTGGCCGCCAGAAGGTGGCCAACTACGCGGGCGTCACGGTCGAGCGCAAGGAGGGCCGCTTCGTCACGCCGTCCGGCCGCGTGCTGCAACTGCTCGATTTGCCGGGCACTTACAGTTTCGATGCGAACAGTCCGGACGAGCAAATCACGCGCGATGTCTGCGAAGGCAACTATCCGGGTGAAGCCGCGCCGGATTTGATCGTATGCGTGGCCGATGCGACCAACCTGCGACTGCATCTGCGCTTCGTGCTTGAGGTGAAGCGACTGGGCCGTCCGGTGGTGCTGGCCTTGAACATGATGGATGCGGCCAAGCGTCGCGGCATCGTGATCGACGTGGCCGAGTTGCAGCATCGCCTCGGTGTGCCGGTCGTGGAAACGGTGGCGGTGAAACGCGGCGGCGCGAAGGCGCTGATCGAGCGTGTGGACGGCGACATCCCGGTCGCTGCGCCAGCCGAGGCGGACGATGCCGCCAGCCGTGCCGGCCTGCATGAGCAGGTGCGTGCCTTGCTTGCCGCCACCGTCACCATGCCGCGCGCTACCGCGGCGATCGACGATGCGCTCGATCGCTGGGCGCTACACCCGGTGTTCGGTCTCGGCATTCTGGCCGTGCTGATGTTTCTGATCTTCCAGGCGGTGTTCTCCTGGGCCAAGCCGATCATGGATGCGATCCAGGATGGCATCACGGCGCTGGGCGTGTGGGTCACCGCCGCCTTGCCCGCCGAAAGCGCGCTGCACAGCCTGCTCAACGACGGTGTCTTTGCCGGCCTGGGTGCCGTGCTGGTGTTCCTGCCGCAAATTCTGATCCTGTTCCTGTTTATTCTGATCCTCGAGGAATCGGGCTATCTGCCGCGCGCGGCGTTTCTGCTCGATCGCCTGATGTTCAAGGCAGGCCTGACCGGGCGTGCATTCATTCCCTTGTTGTCGAGTTTTGCCTGTGCGATTCCCGGCATCATGGCGACGCGCAGCATTACCGATCCACGCGACCGCCTGACCACGATCCTGGTCGCACCGTTGATGACCTGCTCGGCGCGTTTGCCGGTGTATACGCTGCTGATCGCCGCGTTCATTCCCTCGCGCACGGTCTGGGGCATTTTCAATCTGCAGGGCGTGGTGCTGTTTACGCTGTACGTGGTTGGCGTCGTCAGCGCGTTGGCCGTGGCGTGGGTGATCAAGCGCTTCCGCAAGGACAAGAGCGAACACGCGCTGTTGATGGAGCTGCCGTCCTACCGCATGCCGCACGTGCGCGACGTGGCGCTGGGCCTGTGGGAGCGCGCGAAGATCTTCCTCAAGCGCGTCGGCGGGATCATTCTGGCGCTCACCGTGCTGCTGTGGTTCCTGTCGAGTTTTCCGGGCGCACCCGAAGGGGCGACCCAGCCGGCCATCGATTACAGCTTTGCCGGCCGTATCGGTCATCTGATGGAGTACGTGTTCGCGCCGATCGGTTTCAACTGGCAGATCTGCATTGCCTTGATTCCCGGCCTTGCCGCGCGCGAAGTGGCGGTGTCGGCGCTGGGCACGGTATATGCGATGTCCGGCACCGACGATGCGGTGGCTAGCCAGCTTGGGCCGATGATCGCGCACACCTGGGGCCTGCCGACGGCGTTGTCGCTGCTGGCCTGGTACGTGTTCGCGCCGCAGTGCATGTCGACGCTGGCGGTGATTCGTCGCGAGACCAATTCGTGGCGTAACGTCGCGTTGACCGCGGGTTACCTGTTCGGCCTGGCTTACCTCGCCTCGCTGATCACCTATCAAGTGGCGAGGGCGTTGTCGTGA
- a CDS encoding VOC family protein, with translation MIDHIGIPISEHARSRAFYIAALAPLGYSIQMEVSAEQTGKDAATGFGADGKPSFWIGAGEPNRAHVAFLASSRAAVDAFYRAALAAGGQDNGAPGLRPHYHANYYGAFVIDPDGHNIEAVCHGAE, from the coding sequence ATGATCGACCATATCGGCATTCCCATTTCCGAACACGCCCGCAGTCGCGCGTTCTACATCGCAGCACTGGCGCCGCTTGGCTATAGCATCCAGATGGAAGTCAGCGCCGAGCAGACCGGCAAGGATGCGGCGACCGGCTTCGGCGCCGATGGCAAACCCTCGTTCTGGATCGGCGCAGGCGAGCCCAACCGCGCCCACGTCGCGTTTCTTGCGTCGAGCCGCGCCGCGGTGGACGCCTTTTATCGCGCCGCACTCGCCGCCGGTGGGCAGGACAATGGCGCGCCAGGGCTGCGCCCGCACTATCACGCCAACTACTACGGCGCCTTCGTGATCGACCCCGACGGTCACAATATCGAAGCGGTTTGCCACGGTGCCGAGTAA
- a CDS encoding molecular chaperone HscC → MIVGIDLGTTHSLIGRFDESGSRLFPNALGDVLTPSVVSVDDDGHVIIGQAARDRMVSHPEASVASFKRWMGTARETKLGKRSFRPEELSALILRSLIADAEAATGEKVTEAVISVPAYFSDAQRKATRAAGELAGIRVERLINEPTAAALAYGIQEQRDGARFLVFDLGGGTFDVTVLELFDGVVEVHASAGDNFLGGEDFLDALEAAFLADHKLGSHDLSAQQLGQLRRRLELVKRELSQQTEVRLNFALGERQIDWSITQDRFNQIVDPLLQRMRTPLERAMRDARVQPEQLDEIVLVGGASRMPLVSRLIARMFGRLPMRHIHPDQTIALGACVAAGMKSRDERLEEVILTDVCPYTLGTEIGQMDDHGRVQTGIYSPVIHRNSVVPVSREDTFWPMRDGQRALNLKVYQGESPMVVNNIKLGELEIKLDPKRPRTESAVKLRFTYDINGVLQVEAQVLATGEKYELILEQNPGLLSQEEIRTRLARLDELKIHPRDKQENLALIARAERLYEEHIQARAQLQEWIARFRSILESQDDMSIREHHREFGRALDALEQMR, encoded by the coding sequence ATGATCGTCGGTATTGATTTAGGTACTACCCATTCGCTGATCGGACGTTTCGACGAATCCGGATCGCGCCTGTTTCCCAATGCACTCGGCGATGTACTGACGCCTTCAGTGGTCAGCGTGGACGATGACGGCCATGTGATCATCGGCCAGGCCGCGCGCGACCGCATGGTCAGCCACCCCGAGGCGAGCGTTGCATCGTTCAAGCGCTGGATGGGCACGGCGCGTGAAACCAAACTCGGCAAACGCAGCTTTCGCCCGGAAGAGTTATCCGCGCTGATCCTGCGTTCGCTGATTGCCGACGCCGAAGCCGCTACCGGCGAAAAAGTCACTGAAGCGGTGATCAGCGTGCCGGCGTATTTCTCCGACGCGCAACGCAAGGCCACTCGGGCGGCCGGCGAACTGGCCGGCATTCGCGTCGAGCGCCTGATCAACGAGCCGACCGCCGCCGCACTTGCCTACGGTATCCAGGAACAGCGCGATGGCGCGCGTTTTCTGGTGTTCGATCTCGGTGGCGGCACCTTCGACGTCACCGTGCTGGAATTGTTCGACGGCGTGGTGGAAGTGCATGCCAGCGCGGGCGACAACTTCCTGGGCGGCGAAGATTTTCTCGATGCGCTCGAAGCCGCCTTTCTCGCCGATCACAAGCTCGGCAGCCATGATCTGAGTGCGCAGCAGCTTGGCCAGCTGCGTCGCCGACTGGAGCTGGTAAAGCGCGAACTGAGCCAGCAGACCGAGGTGCGCCTGAACTTCGCGCTCGGCGAGCGCCAGATCGACTGGTCGATCACCCAGGACCGCTTCAATCAGATTGTCGATCCCCTGCTCCAACGCATGCGCACGCCACTGGAACGCGCCATGCGCGACGCGCGCGTGCAACCCGAGCAGCTCGACGAGATCGTGCTGGTTGGCGGTGCCAGCCGCATGCCGCTGGTATCGCGCCTGATCGCGCGCATGTTCGGCCGGTTGCCGATGCGCCATATTCACCCGGACCAGACCATCGCCCTCGGCGCCTGCGTGGCGGCGGGCATGAAGAGCCGTGACGAGCGGCTGGAAGAAGTGATTCTTACCGACGTCTGCCCTTACACGCTCGGCACCGAAATCGGCCAGATGGACGATCACGGCCGTGTGCAGACGGGCATCTATTCGCCGGTCATCCACCGTAACAGCGTCGTACCGGTAAGCCGCGAAGACACCTTCTGGCCCATGCGCGATGGGCAGCGCGCGCTGAACCTGAAGGTCTACCAGGGCGAAAGCCCGATGGTGGTCAACAACATCAAGCTCGGCGAGCTGGAGATCAAGCTCGACCCGAAACGCCCGCGCACCGAGAGCGCGGTGAAGCTGCGCTTCACCTACGACATCAACGGCGTGTTGCAGGTCGAGGCCCAGGTACTGGCGACCGGCGAAAAATACGAGCTGATCCTGGAACAGAACCCCGGCCTGCTCAGCCAGGAAGAGATCCGTACGCGCCTGGCGCGCCTGGACGAGTTGAAGATTCACCCGCGCGATAAGCAGGAGAATCTGGCGTTGATCGCGCGCGCCGAACGCCTGTACGAAGAACACATCCAGGCACGTGCGCAACTGCAGGAATGGATCGCCCGCTTCCGCTCGATCCTCGAATCGCAGGACGATATGAGCATTCGCGAGCACCATCGCGAGTTCGGCCGCGCACTTGATGCGCTGGAACAGATGCGATGA